The following proteins come from a genomic window of Marinobacter sp. MDS2:
- a CDS encoding OadG family protein, which yields MNELMSNAVDLMIAGMGFVFAFLVILVFATGLMSKIILRLAPPEPATPARTPRAKPKAPTSVDPDTAEAIKKAIAQYRSRHKK from the coding sequence ATGAATGAGCTGATGTCAAACGCCGTAGATTTGATGATCGCCGGTATGGGCTTTGTGTTCGCGTTTCTGGTTATTCTGGTATTCGCAACAGGCCTGATGTCGAAAATCATTCTGCGGCTTGCTCCGCCAGAGCCGGCAACCCCGGCCAGAACGCCACGTGCCAAGCCGAAGGCGCCAACGTCGGTTGACCCTGACACCGCCGAGGCCATTAAGAAGGCGATTGCACAATACCGGTCACGCCACAAGAAGTGA
- a CDS encoding DNA polymerase Y family protein, with translation MLWLYLHFPHLLLDHIHRNQEAAGALVVVDGSGQAVTQACATAQALGVEVGMRLKTALGLAPDLHIMQANPKQEAWLLEDQARWLYHYAAHITLAPPDGLWAEVSSLQKLYGGLPAIWQTVEQALTERQLTAWIAIGHTPLTARLLALTGKGECTDDKRHIMTALGTLPLQAAGFDKKSCTRLQRLGLCTLDDVFALPAPELARRLSPELLSTVQKIQGTRADPKTPWQPPHTFRHRADFIQEVEHTQGLLFSLQRILAELEEDLCWRQQDTDTLLLSLQHRHQEPTRLRIRTTGPEHRAEVFLKLIRLKLDQQPLSAPVTALTFTVKRFTGRAAPTGQDLLGETQDLNEAWHTLISRLQARLGDQALKQLAPSEDHRPECAWSANAVRKPTKQRATESAPFPHRPLWLLKGPEPLTQTPSHWLSGPERISSGWWDGQRVHRDYYIAQLPGGELAWVFRDHQDGWFIHGWFG, from the coding sequence ATGCTTTGGCTATATCTGCACTTCCCCCACCTGTTGCTGGACCACATCCACCGCAATCAAGAGGCTGCGGGAGCTCTTGTGGTTGTGGATGGCTCAGGGCAAGCCGTTACGCAAGCTTGTGCCACAGCGCAGGCATTAGGCGTTGAGGTAGGCATGCGCCTGAAAACCGCACTGGGTCTGGCGCCTGACCTGCACATTATGCAAGCAAATCCGAAGCAGGAAGCCTGGCTTCTGGAAGACCAGGCGCGCTGGCTGTACCACTACGCCGCACACATCACCCTGGCACCACCCGATGGTCTTTGGGCTGAAGTCAGTAGTCTGCAAAAATTGTACGGCGGGCTGCCAGCCATCTGGCAAACCGTAGAACAAGCGTTAACCGAGCGTCAGCTCACCGCCTGGATCGCCATCGGCCACACGCCACTGACCGCGCGCTTATTGGCCCTCACGGGCAAAGGCGAATGTACCGATGACAAACGCCACATCATGACGGCACTTGGTACCCTGCCACTGCAGGCCGCCGGTTTCGATAAAAAGTCCTGCACCCGTCTTCAGCGTTTGGGGCTGTGCACTCTTGATGATGTATTCGCCCTACCCGCTCCTGAGCTAGCACGGCGACTCTCACCAGAACTGCTAAGCACGGTGCAGAAAATTCAGGGAACCCGGGCAGACCCGAAAACACCTTGGCAGCCACCTCATACGTTCCGGCATCGGGCGGATTTCATTCAGGAGGTGGAGCATACTCAAGGGCTCTTATTTTCATTGCAGCGAATTCTGGCAGAACTGGAGGAAGATCTTTGCTGGCGCCAGCAAGATACCGACACCCTGCTGCTCTCGCTGCAACATCGCCATCAAGAACCAACACGTCTTCGAATCCGAACCACCGGGCCCGAGCATCGGGCAGAGGTGTTTTTAAAGCTGATTCGTCTGAAGCTTGACCAGCAACCCTTGAGTGCGCCGGTCACTGCGCTGACGTTCACCGTCAAGCGATTTACCGGCCGGGCGGCGCCAACGGGGCAGGATTTACTGGGCGAAACACAGGATCTGAACGAAGCCTGGCACACGTTGATCAGCCGGCTTCAAGCCCGGCTGGGCGATCAGGCACTGAAACAACTTGCGCCTTCCGAGGATCATCGGCCGGAATGCGCCTGGTCTGCCAATGCTGTGCGCAAACCCACAAAACAGCGTGCAACGGAGTCAGCCCCTTTCCCCCACCGCCCTTTATGGTTGCTTAAAGGGCCCGAACCTCTGACCCAAACCCCCTCGCACTGGCTCTCCGGCCCGGAGCGCATCAGCAGTGGTTGGTGGGATGGCCAGCGGGTTCACCGGGATTATTACATTGCTCAGCTGCCGGGTGGTGAGCTGGCGTGGGTATTCCGTGATCACCAGGATGGATGGTTCATCCACGGGTGGTTTGGCTAA
- the imuA gene encoding translesion DNA synthesis-associated protein ImuA: MSELLSSLLQDARVWQGHQHKKTTQPAEPTGYPSLDNQLGGLGWPKGALSECLLDSCGIGELHLVLPLMQRVSSEGKTIFWLNPPHTPYAPALAREGVDLDHLVMVTTQDQNDFLWTLENCLRSPVTGLVLAWPGTLASRDVRRLQLASEAGGNVCVLFRSRRHIEQNSPAALRLELVPDEHQELKINIIKRRGSWPGQRCSLAIGHRANLASQNSSRVIQGPWAEAMR; this comes from the coding sequence ATGAGCGAATTGCTGAGCAGCCTTCTTCAAGATGCCCGCGTGTGGCAGGGCCACCAGCATAAGAAGACCACCCAGCCTGCGGAACCCACGGGATACCCGTCGCTGGACAATCAACTCGGCGGGCTTGGCTGGCCTAAGGGTGCGTTGAGTGAATGTTTGCTGGATAGCTGCGGTATTGGCGAACTGCATCTTGTGTTGCCACTCATGCAGCGAGTGTCTAGTGAAGGCAAAACCATCTTCTGGCTAAACCCGCCACACACCCCCTATGCGCCCGCTTTGGCCCGGGAGGGGGTTGATCTGGATCATTTGGTAATGGTCACAACTCAAGATCAGAACGACTTTTTGTGGACGCTCGAAAACTGCCTTCGTTCACCGGTTACCGGGTTGGTTTTAGCCTGGCCTGGCACGTTGGCCAGCCGCGATGTGCGCCGATTGCAGCTAGCCTCGGAAGCCGGCGGTAATGTGTGTGTGCTTTTTCGTAGCCGCCGCCATATTGAACAGAATTCTCCGGCCGCTTTACGGCTGGAGCTTGTTCCGGATGAGCACCAGGAACTCAAGATCAACATCATAAAGCGCCGAGGCAGCTGGCCCGGCCAGCGTTGCTCTTTGGCAATCGGGCACCGGGCCAACCTTGCCAGCCAGAATTCCTCCCGTGTGATTCAGGGGCCGTGGGCTGAGGCTATGCGGTAA
- a CDS encoding sodium ion-translocating decarboxylase subunit beta encodes MDKIMTLWTGSGLFNIEFGQVVMIAIGLVLLFLAIRKGFEPLLLVPIGFGGILANIPEAGLALTAAENAIHFALKSDATQILAALAVPLDVAYQAGQAVTPELKEAFKVAVKEASYSEMAMANSLAQDFGYGNGMLYNFYSVVIGSTIGPLLIFMGVGAMTDFGPLLANPKTMLLGAAAQFGIFGTVIGAALLDWTGVLEFNILEAAAIGIIGGADGPTSIYVASVLAPHLLGAIAVSAYAYMAMVPMIQPPIMKALTSQEERAIKMSQLRPVSKKEKIVFPLVVLIAVVLFLPDAAPLLGMFCFGNLMRECGVVERLSDTAQNALINIVTIFLGLSVGSKLMADKFLDAQTLGILGLGVVAFGVGTASGVLMAKLMNKVSKDPINPLIGSAGVSAVPMAARVSNKVGLEANPQNFLLMHAMGPNVAGVIGSAVAAGVMIKLLS; translated from the coding sequence ATGGATAAGATAATGACACTCTGGACAGGCAGTGGCCTGTTCAACATAGAGTTTGGTCAGGTGGTGATGATCGCCATCGGGCTGGTGCTGCTGTTCCTTGCAATTCGCAAGGGCTTTGAGCCTCTGCTGTTGGTGCCAATCGGCTTCGGCGGTATTCTGGCGAACATCCCGGAGGCAGGGCTCGCCCTGACTGCGGCGGAAAATGCGATTCACTTCGCGCTGAAAAGCGATGCTACCCAGATTCTGGCCGCACTGGCTGTACCTCTGGATGTTGCTTACCAGGCCGGACAGGCTGTCACGCCTGAGCTGAAGGAAGCCTTCAAAGTAGCGGTCAAAGAAGCCAGCTATTCTGAAATGGCGATGGCGAACTCCCTTGCCCAAGACTTCGGTTACGGCAACGGTATGCTTTATAACTTCTACTCGGTGGTTATTGGCAGCACCATAGGGCCTCTGCTGATCTTCATGGGTGTTGGCGCGATGACCGATTTCGGTCCTCTGCTTGCAAACCCGAAGACCATGTTGCTGGGCGCTGCGGCTCAGTTCGGCATCTTCGGTACCGTTATTGGTGCCGCGCTGCTGGATTGGACCGGCGTGCTGGAATTCAACATTCTTGAAGCAGCTGCTATCGGTATCATCGGTGGCGCAGACGGTCCAACGTCTATCTATGTAGCCAGCGTATTGGCTCCGCATCTTCTGGGTGCAATTGCCGTATCTGCTTACGCTTACATGGCGATGGTTCCGATGATTCAGCCGCCAATCATGAAGGCACTGACCAGCCAGGAAGAGCGGGCAATCAAAATGAGCCAGCTGCGTCCGGTCAGCAAGAAGGAAAAAATTGTTTTCCCGCTGGTTGTACTGATCGCGGTGGTACTGTTCCTGCCAGATGCAGCGCCGCTGCTGGGTATGTTCTGCTTCGGTAACCTGATGCGTGAATGTGGCGTAGTAGAGCGCTTGAGCGATACGGCCCAGAACGCACTGATCAACATCGTAACCATTTTCCTGGGGTTGTCGGTTGGCTCCAAGCTGATGGCCGACAAGTTCCTGGATGCTCAGACTTTGGGTATTCTGGGCTTGGGTGTTGTAGCGTTCGGTGTGGGTACCGCCTCCGGTGTTCTGATGGCAAAGCTGATGAACAAAGTCAGCAAAGACCCCATCAACCCGCTGATCGGTTCTGCCGGTGTATCTGCGGTGCCAATGGCAGCGCGGGTATCCAACAAGGTTGGTCTTGAGGCTAACCCGCAGAACTTCCTGCTGATGCACGCCATGGGCCCGAACGTGGCTGGTGTCATCGGTTCTGCGGTTGCCGCGGGTGTGATGATCAAGCTGCTGAGCTGA
- the dbpA gene encoding ATP-dependent RNA helicase DbpA, which yields MSSFKELGLSSTMQANLEQLGFKQPTGIQVKALPPALAGKDVIAMAQTGSGKTAAFGIPLVEKLQPKRFAVQALVLCPTRELADQVAKALRELARAKENVKVLTLCGGVSIGPQIGSLSHGAHIIVGTPGRVEDHLRKGTLSLENLNTLVLDEADRMLDMGFEDVVAGILAQTPSTRQTLLFSATWPVPIRTLSERFQVDPEDVRVEVNDTTATIEELFYEIAPGQEVEAVAGLLSRFQPTASLVFCTTKRDCDDLAAALRQMGFAASALHGDLEQRERDSTLVQFANQSCTVLVATDVAARGLDIKGLPLVINAEPARDPEVYTHRIGRTGRAGEQGHAVTLCTPKQGHKISRLESARGMTAEWGDSAELLAEPVKPVAPPMKTLCLAGGRKEKVRRGDVLGALTGEAGIPGAAVGKIDLFDFQCFVAVDVAWAGKALARLEQGKVKGRKIRVRYV from the coding sequence ATGTCTTCTTTTAAAGAGCTTGGCCTTTCTTCGACCATGCAGGCTAATCTTGAGCAGCTGGGCTTCAAGCAGCCTACCGGCATTCAGGTAAAGGCGTTGCCACCGGCTTTGGCGGGTAAAGATGTCATCGCCATGGCTCAAACCGGAAGTGGTAAAACAGCCGCGTTCGGAATACCTCTGGTCGAGAAGCTTCAACCCAAGCGATTTGCGGTTCAGGCGTTGGTGCTTTGTCCCACCCGTGAGCTGGCCGATCAGGTCGCTAAAGCATTGCGCGAGCTGGCCCGCGCTAAAGAGAACGTTAAGGTATTGACTTTGTGCGGCGGTGTTTCCATCGGGCCTCAGATTGGTTCCCTAAGCCATGGAGCGCACATCATTGTCGGCACGCCGGGGCGGGTTGAAGATCATCTGCGCAAAGGCACCTTATCGCTGGAGAATCTGAATACGCTGGTGCTCGATGAAGCGGACCGCATGCTCGACATGGGGTTTGAAGATGTCGTAGCAGGCATTCTTGCGCAAACGCCTTCAACGCGGCAAACGCTGTTGTTCTCGGCCACCTGGCCGGTGCCTATCCGCACCCTGAGTGAGCGTTTTCAGGTGGACCCAGAAGATGTGCGGGTCGAAGTGAACGATACAACCGCCACAATTGAAGAATTGTTTTATGAGATTGCGCCTGGTCAGGAGGTGGAGGCGGTTGCCGGATTGCTGTCGCGATTCCAGCCGACAGCAAGTTTGGTTTTCTGCACAACCAAGCGGGATTGCGATGACCTTGCGGCCGCGTTAAGGCAGATGGGCTTCGCAGCTTCGGCCTTGCACGGTGATCTGGAACAGCGGGAGCGGGACAGTACCTTGGTGCAGTTCGCGAACCAGAGTTGCACGGTTTTGGTGGCAACCGATGTGGCGGCTCGTGGTTTGGATATTAAAGGCCTGCCGCTGGTTATCAATGCCGAGCCGGCGCGTGATCCCGAAGTCTATACGCACAGGATTGGTCGTACTGGGCGAGCGGGTGAGCAAGGGCATGCAGTCACCTTGTGTACGCCTAAGCAGGGACACAAGATTTCTCGGTTGGAAAGCGCCCGAGGCATGACGGCTGAATGGGGTGACTCGGCGGAGCTGCTTGCAGAGCCGGTGAAGCCAGTGGCGCCACCTATGAAGACGCTTTGTCTGGCTGGTGGGCGTAAAGAGAAGGTTCGCCGCGGTGACGTGCTGGGTGCTCTGACGGGAGAGGCTGGCATACCGGGGGCGGCGGTCGGCAAGATCGATCTGTTTGATTTTCAGTGTTTCGTGGCAGTTGATGTCGCGTGGGCAGGTAAAGCGCTTGCCCGGCTTGAGCAAGGAAAAGTGAAGGGGCGGAAAATTCGTGTGCGTTATGTCTGA
- a CDS encoding DUF2058 domain-containing protein — MASLQDQLLKAGLADEKKARTIRSEKRKQRKQQPKGAAQVNEAEERARKARQEQAERDRQLNLERKKEADKKAIQAQIRQLVETNKLDRSRGETSYQFVHEKKIKKIFVDDQMVDQLSRGRLAVVFVNGEYELVAEGVARKIMERDESAVVVLHDRTAEDQGDDDPYAGYEIPDDLMW; from the coding sequence ATGGCGTCTTTGCAAGACCAATTACTCAAAGCCGGGCTCGCGGATGAAAAGAAAGCCCGCACCATTCGCTCTGAGAAGCGCAAACAACGTAAACAGCAGCCCAAAGGTGCCGCTCAAGTCAACGAAGCGGAAGAGAGAGCTCGCAAGGCTCGCCAGGAGCAAGCCGAGCGAGACCGGCAACTGAACCTGGAGCGCAAGAAAGAAGCCGACAAGAAGGCAATCCAAGCCCAAATTCGCCAACTGGTCGAAACCAACAAGCTCGATCGCAGCCGCGGCGAAACGTCTTACCAATTCGTGCACGAGAAAAAAATTAAAAAGATTTTCGTTGATGACCAGATGGTAGACCAATTATCACGAGGCCGACTGGCAGTCGTTTTTGTTAACGGCGAATACGAGCTGGTCGCCGAGGGCGTTGCTCGCAAAATCATGGAGCGGGACGAATCCGCGGTTGTGGTGCTACACGATCGCACGGCAGAAGATCAGGGTGATGATGACCCATATGCCGGCTACGAAATACCCGATGACTTAATGTGGTAA
- a CDS encoding error-prone DNA polymerase: MAAGYAELFCFSNFTFLTGASHPHELAERALELGYSAIAITDACSVAGIPRAWAALKDSPVKLITGSWFELNDAPSGSTAPRFILLAKDRQGYGQLCKLITTGRRRAEKGHYQLFARDIETHELDHCFCLWLPPTAELTPLPEAIGCGEWLLRLFEQRLRVAASRSLEVGEELQLARIRELADHLRIPVVATGEVHMHSRDRQPLQDVLTALRNHTSLEKAGHCLFQNGERYLRPLSVLQKLFPESWLRETVRIANVCQFEPGSLRYEYPPDLVPAGETPAGLLKRLTQKGERRRYPTGTPLKVQALIRKELGLISEMRYEHYFLTIHDIVAFARSQGIFCQGRGSAANSAVCYCLGITEVNPAKVELLFERFISKDRDEPPDIDVDFEHQRREEVIQYIYQRYGRERAALAATVIRYRPRSAIRDVGKALGFDAALVEKLLDGIDWRDKSTNWRQQILDKGLTQNPQVANQFFTLVNTLLGFPRHLSQHVGGFVISAGPLPELVPVENAAMQDRTVIQWDKDDLESLGLMKVDVLALGMLTAIRKALELISIEKGTPFTIQDIPQEDPDTYAMLQKGDSIGVFQVESRAQINMLPRLKPETYYDLVIEVAIVRPGPIQGDMVHPYLRRKHGLEPVEFPNDAIRQVLERTLGVPIFQEQVIKLAMVAAGFSAGEADKLRRAMAAWKSDGDLSPFRDKLISGMLERGHAPEFAERLYQQICGFGGYGFPESHAASFALLVYVSAWIKRHHPAVFYCALLNSQPMGFYSPSQLIQDARRHDVTVLPPDVNFSRWEHTLQRPTQQLRLGLRIIRGLSQQGGQRIYENRPTQGYRSASELRSGANLNQRDMELLAGANAMAGFTSDRHQAYWQLLDYEEPSALFAQEAEAEYPSEPCSQLPQPTEGQNVLADYRSQGLTLQRHPLALLREQGHLQHCLTAEQLKGTRPGIPVQVAGLVTGRQRPGSAAGVTFVTLEDETGNVNVVVWLATARQQRKPLLTARLLHVKGVIEKEGDIVHVMAGKLSDLSHLINALPVSSRDFH, from the coding sequence ATGGCCGCGGGCTATGCAGAACTTTTCTGCTTCAGTAATTTCACTTTTCTGACCGGGGCTTCGCACCCCCACGAGCTAGCCGAACGGGCATTAGAGCTAGGCTATAGCGCCATCGCGATCACCGATGCGTGTTCTGTAGCCGGTATTCCCAGAGCCTGGGCCGCGTTGAAAGATAGCCCCGTAAAGCTCATTACCGGCAGTTGGTTTGAGTTAAATGATGCTCCCAGCGGCTCTACTGCTCCTCGTTTTATCCTGTTGGCCAAAGACCGACAGGGTTATGGTCAGCTGTGCAAACTGATCACCACGGGCCGGCGCCGGGCTGAAAAAGGTCACTACCAGCTTTTCGCACGGGATATCGAAACCCACGAACTGGACCACTGTTTTTGCTTGTGGTTACCACCCACCGCTGAGCTCACTCCGCTTCCCGAAGCCATCGGTTGCGGTGAATGGCTATTGCGACTATTTGAGCAGCGATTGCGGGTTGCCGCCAGCCGCTCTCTGGAGGTTGGAGAGGAACTGCAACTGGCCCGAATCCGCGAATTGGCCGATCACTTACGCATCCCGGTGGTCGCCACCGGCGAAGTGCACATGCACAGCCGGGACAGGCAGCCCTTACAAGACGTTCTCACCGCCCTGCGCAACCACACATCCCTGGAGAAGGCCGGGCACTGCCTGTTTCAGAATGGAGAGCGATATCTTCGCCCTCTCTCTGTGCTGCAAAAACTCTTTCCGGAAAGCTGGTTACGCGAAACCGTCCGGATTGCCAACGTCTGTCAGTTCGAACCCGGCAGCCTGCGCTACGAATACCCGCCCGATTTAGTGCCAGCAGGTGAAACACCTGCCGGCCTTTTGAAGCGCCTGACCCAAAAAGGCGAGCGCCGACGATACCCCACTGGCACGCCTTTGAAAGTTCAGGCGTTGATTCGCAAAGAGTTGGGGCTGATTTCGGAGATGCGGTATGAGCACTACTTTCTGACCATCCACGACATAGTCGCGTTTGCCCGAAGCCAAGGCATTTTCTGTCAGGGGCGAGGCTCTGCAGCTAACTCGGCGGTCTGTTACTGCCTGGGTATTACTGAGGTAAATCCCGCCAAGGTCGAACTGCTGTTTGAACGCTTTATCTCCAAAGATCGGGACGAACCGCCCGATATCGATGTGGATTTCGAGCACCAACGGCGTGAAGAGGTCATCCAGTATATTTACCAACGCTACGGTCGCGAGCGAGCTGCGCTGGCTGCAACGGTGATTCGGTATCGGCCACGCAGTGCCATTCGGGATGTTGGCAAAGCGCTGGGGTTCGATGCTGCCTTGGTGGAAAAGTTGCTGGATGGTATCGACTGGCGTGACAAATCCACCAACTGGCGTCAACAGATTCTCGACAAAGGCCTGACTCAAAATCCGCAAGTGGCCAACCAGTTTTTCACACTGGTGAACACCTTGCTGGGTTTTCCCCGACACCTGTCCCAGCACGTTGGTGGCTTTGTCATCAGCGCCGGTCCCCTACCGGAACTGGTGCCGGTTGAAAATGCCGCCATGCAAGACCGCACCGTTATCCAATGGGATAAAGATGATCTGGAAAGCCTCGGTTTGATGAAGGTGGATGTCCTCGCCCTTGGCATGCTGACCGCCATCCGAAAGGCCTTGGAGCTGATCAGCATCGAAAAAGGCACGCCCTTTACCATTCAGGATATCCCTCAAGAAGATCCCGACACCTACGCCATGCTGCAAAAGGGCGACAGCATTGGGGTGTTTCAGGTGGAGTCCCGTGCTCAGATCAACATGCTGCCCCGGCTAAAGCCCGAGACCTACTACGATCTGGTCATAGAAGTGGCCATTGTGCGCCCGGGTCCGATTCAGGGTGACATGGTGCACCCCTACCTGCGCCGGAAACACGGACTGGAGCCGGTCGAGTTCCCCAACGATGCCATTCGTCAGGTACTGGAGCGCACCTTAGGTGTGCCCATCTTCCAGGAGCAGGTGATCAAACTCGCTATGGTGGCCGCCGGTTTTAGCGCCGGGGAAGCCGACAAACTCCGCCGCGCCATGGCCGCGTGGAAATCCGATGGCGACCTCTCCCCGTTCCGGGACAAGCTGATCAGCGGCATGCTGGAACGAGGCCATGCCCCGGAATTCGCCGAACGCCTTTATCAGCAAATATGCGGGTTTGGCGGTTACGGTTTTCCGGAATCTCATGCTGCCAGCTTTGCTCTGCTGGTGTATGTATCCGCTTGGATCAAACGCCACCACCCAGCGGTGTTTTACTGCGCCTTACTCAACAGCCAACCTATGGGCTTCTATTCCCCAAGCCAACTGATTCAAGACGCTCGCCGCCATGACGTAACGGTTCTGCCCCCTGACGTAAATTTCAGCCGGTGGGAACACACTCTCCAGAGGCCAACCCAACAGCTGCGTTTGGGGCTGCGCATTATTCGCGGCCTGTCCCAGCAAGGCGGCCAACGCATTTACGAAAATCGCCCAACGCAAGGCTATCGCTCCGCCAGCGAACTTCGCTCCGGTGCCAACCTCAACCAGCGCGACATGGAGTTACTCGCGGGCGCCAATGCCATGGCCGGCTTTACCTCAGACCGCCATCAAGCCTACTGGCAATTATTGGACTACGAAGAACCTTCCGCACTGTTTGCCCAAGAGGCCGAAGCGGAGTACCCGTCAGAGCCTTGCAGCCAGCTACCGCAGCCTACCGAGGGCCAAAACGTACTGGCGGACTACCGCAGCCAAGGCCTGACGCTGCAACGACACCCACTGGCTCTGCTTCGGGAACAAGGTCACCTTCAGCACTGCCTGACCGCCGAACAACTGAAAGGCACGCGCCCCGGTATTCCGGTGCAAGTGGCCGGCCTGGTGACTGGTCGCCAGAGGCCGGGGTCTGCGGCTGGTGTTACCTTTGTCACACTCGAAGATGAAACCGGCAACGTAAACGTCGTCGTGTGGCTGGCAACTGCCCGACAGCAACGCAAACCATTACTCACTGCTCGACTATTACACGTTAAAGGGGTTATCGAAAAAGAGGGAGACATCGTCCACGTGATGGCGGGCAAACTCTCAGACCTGAGCCACTTGATTAATGCGTTACCAGTCAGTTCACGGGATTTTCACTGA
- the oadA gene encoding sodium-extruding oxaloacetate decarboxylase subunit alpha, translated as MTDTKKPLGITDVILRDAHQSLLATRMRLDDMLPIAEKLDQVGFWSLESWGGATFDSCIRYLGEDPWERIRELKKVMPNTPQQMLLRGQNLLGYRHYADDVVERFVDRAAENGVDVFRIFDAMNDPRNLATAIKAVRKTGKHAQGTISYTTSPVHTIDMWVELAKEVADMGADSIAIKDMAGILKPYVAYDLVSRLKKELDIPIHMQCHATTGMSTATAIKAAEAGIDNVDTAISSMSMTYGHSPTEAVVAILEGTDRDTGLDLNLLEEIASYFREVRKKYAKFEGSLRGTDSRILIAQVPGGMLTNMENQLREQNATDKFDEVLAEIPKVREDLGYIPLVTPTSQIVGTQAVLNVLTGERYKSISKETSAILKGEYGSAPAPFNKELQERVLDGAEAITCRPADNIEPEMDKLTAELKGLADEKGIKLAEQEVDDVLTYALFPQIGLKFLENRGNPDAFEPVPSADDVAPAKKAAGPENYTVEVNGQKYVVAVTEGGEISQIEGQGGSASAPAAAAPVPAGGGEPVGAPLSGNIWKVLVSPGDTVEEGDVLIILEAMKMETEIRAPKAGTIGEVFIKVGDAVSVDDEMLTIA; from the coding sequence ATGACTGACACGAAAAAACCGCTGGGGATTACGGACGTAATTCTACGTGACGCCCACCAATCCCTGCTTGCCACCCGCATGCGGCTAGACGACATGCTGCCGATTGCCGAGAAACTCGACCAAGTGGGTTTCTGGTCTTTGGAATCTTGGGGTGGTGCTACCTTTGACTCCTGCATTCGTTACCTGGGCGAAGACCCATGGGAGCGTATCCGCGAACTGAAAAAAGTAATGCCTAACACGCCACAGCAAATGTTGCTGCGTGGCCAGAATTTGCTGGGTTACCGTCATTACGCGGATGACGTGGTAGAGCGTTTTGTAGATCGTGCTGCCGAAAACGGCGTTGATGTGTTCCGTATCTTCGATGCAATGAACGATCCTCGCAACCTGGCAACTGCAATTAAAGCAGTTCGTAAAACCGGTAAGCATGCACAGGGCACCATTTCTTACACCACCAGCCCGGTGCATACCATTGATATGTGGGTTGAGTTGGCGAAAGAAGTCGCTGACATGGGCGCAGACTCCATCGCTATCAAAGACATGGCGGGTATCCTGAAGCCTTACGTTGCCTACGATCTGGTTAGCCGTCTGAAGAAAGAGTTGGATATTCCGATTCATATGCAGTGTCACGCCACCACTGGCATGTCCACTGCTACGGCCATTAAAGCGGCCGAAGCCGGTATCGACAACGTAGATACCGCGATCTCTTCCATGAGCATGACTTACGGCCATTCACCCACGGAAGCGGTGGTTGCGATTCTGGAAGGTACCGATCGTGATACCGGTCTGGATCTGAATCTGCTCGAAGAAATTGCGTCTTACTTCCGTGAAGTGCGTAAGAAGTACGCGAAGTTCGAAGGTAGCCTGCGCGGTACTGATTCTCGCATCCTGATTGCTCAGGTTCCGGGTGGCATGTTGACCAACATGGAAAACCAGCTGCGCGAGCAGAACGCTACCGATAAGTTCGACGAAGTTCTTGCCGAAATCCCGAAAGTTCGCGAAGACCTGGGTTACATCCCGCTGGTAACGCCGACTTCCCAGATTGTAGGTACTCAGGCTGTTCTGAACGTACTGACCGGTGAGCGCTACAAGTCTATCTCCAAAGAAACCTCTGCGATTCTGAAGGGCGAGTACGGTTCTGCACCGGCGCCTTTCAACAAAGAGCTGCAAGAGCGTGTTCTGGATGGAGCCGAAGCAATTACCTGCCGTCCGGCCGACAACATTGAGCCAGAAATGGACAAGTTGACTGCAGAGCTGAAAGGTCTGGCCGACGAGAAAGGCATCAAGCTGGCTGAGCAGGAAGTGGACGACGTTCTCACTTACGCTTTGTTCCCGCAGATTGGCCTGAAGTTCCTTGAGAATCGTGGTAACCCGGACGCCTTTGAGCCGGTGCCAAGTGCAGACGACGTAGCTCCGGCCAAGAAAGCTGCAGGTCCTGAGAACTACACCGTTGAAGTGAACGGCCAGAAGTACGTTGTTGCCGTTACCGAAGGTGGTGAAATCAGCCAGATCGAAGGTCAGGGCGGTTCCGCCTCTGCGCCTGCAGCGGCTGCACCAGTACCTGCCGGCGGCGGTGAGCCTGTTGGCGCGCCTTTGAGCGGTAACATCTGGAAGGTTCTGGTTTCTCCAGGAGACACGGTTGAAGAAGGTGACGTGCTGATCATTCTCGAGGCCATGAAAATGGAAACCGAGATTCGCGCACCCAAGGCCGGAACCATCGGTGAAGTCTTCATCAAAGTCGGTGACGCCGTCTCTGTTGATGATGAAATGCTGACAATCGCATAA